One Aegilops tauschii subsp. strangulata cultivar AL8/78 chromosome 7, Aet v6.0, whole genome shotgun sequence genomic window carries:
- the LOC109735685 gene encoding alpha-amylase/trypsin inhibitor CM1 — MASKSSISPLLLATVLVSVFAAATATGPYCYAGMGLPINPLEGCREYVAQQTCGISISGSAVSTEPGNTPRDRCCKELYDASQHCRCEAVRYFIGRRSDPNSSVLKDLPGCPREPQRDFAKVLVTPGHCNVMTVHNAPYCLGLDI, encoded by the coding sequence ATGGCGTCCAAGTCTAGCATCTCCCCCCTCCTCTTGGCCACCGTCCTGGTCTCCGTCTTCGCCGCCGCCACAGCCACAGGTCCATATTGCTACGCCGGGATGGGCCTTCCGATCAACCCGCTTGAAGGCTGCCGGGAGTATGTCGCACAGCAAACCTGTGGCATCAGCATATCCGGGTCGGCGGTGTCCACCGAGCCGGGGAACACCCCAAGGGATCGGTGCTGCAAGGAGCTTTACGACGCCTCGCAGCATTGCCGGTGCGAGGCAGTGCGCTACTTCATAGGGCGGAGGTCTGATCCCAATTCCAGCGTGCTCAAGGACCTCCCCGGATGCCCCAGGGAGCCCCAGAGGGACTTCGCCAAGGTGCTCGTTACGCCGGGGCACTGCAACGTGATGACCGTTCACAACGCCCCATACTGCCTCGGTTTGGACATATAA
- the LOC109735684 gene encoding uncharacterized protein, which produces MGNVVEAAAAAISPELGDALAKVAVFALVQGLVYLILRKSSDVFSTASAARSLSFRPMRSMSVRRVLAAFSDVPVGVPDDAGSSVAPQAGDADRRAD; this is translated from the coding sequence ATGGGCAACGTGGTGGAGGCCGCGGCGGCCGCGATCTCGCCGGAGCTCGGCGACGCGCTGGCCAAGGTGGCCGTGTTCGCGCTGGTGCAGGGGCTGGTCTACCTCATCCTGCGCAAGTCCTCGGACGTCTTCTCCACGGCCAGCGCGGCGAGGTCCCTCAGCTTCCGGCCGATGCGGAGCATGAGCGTCCGGCGCGTGCTGGCGGCCTTCTCCGACGTCCCCGTCGGCGTTCCGGATGATGCCGGCTCGTCCGTGGCGCCGCAGGCCGGTGATGCCGACCGGCGCGCAGACTAG